In Liquorilactobacillus nagelii DSM 13675, the following proteins share a genomic window:
- a CDS encoding adaptor protein MecA encodes MEMEKINDNTIRVLLETDDLTERGITVLDLLGNHKEIENFFYSILEEVDVDHEFRENDAVTFQLLPNRNGLELFISKVDAKDDEKMNFDDNEEIEKGEETDGSDVVDLTFLDPNKKIPEDVRKKITSSLSKLTPKKKAISDDGDGVSGYLKNHDVKQKHYVIAFADFEDFIQAAKVLKNEELASNLYLLDGRYYLDVVFFVDQTNGQQIEDTLSLLAEFGEKISLSYAILHERGKCLMASSALELARYYFK; translated from the coding sequence ATGGAAATGGAAAAAATCAATGATAACACGATTCGTGTTTTACTTGAAACTGATGATTTGACCGAACGCGGCATTACTGTCCTCGACTTGCTAGGAAATCATAAAGAAATTGAAAACTTTTTTTATAGCATTTTAGAAGAAGTTGATGTGGATCATGAATTTCGTGAAAATGATGCGGTCACATTTCAGCTATTGCCAAATCGCAATGGATTAGAACTGTTCATTAGTAAAGTTGATGCTAAAGATGATGAAAAAATGAATTTTGATGACAATGAAGAAATTGAAAAAGGTGAAGAAACAGATGGATCAGATGTTGTTGATTTAACATTCCTTGATCCAAATAAGAAGATTCCTGAAGATGTTCGAAAAAAAATTACCTCTTCACTTTCTAAATTAACACCTAAGAAAAAAGCGATCAGTGACGATGGCGATGGCGTTTCAGGCTATTTAAAAAATCATGATGTTAAACAAAAGCATTATGTAATTGCTTTTGCTGATTTCGAAGATTTTATTCAAGCAGCTAAAGTTTTGAAAAACGAGGAACTAGCTTCAAACCTATATTTATTGGATGGTCGTTATTATCTTGATGTTGTCTTTTTTGTTGATCAAACAAATGGTCAGCAAATTGAAGATACTCTATCCTTGTTGGCTGAATTCGGGGAAAAGATTAGCTTATCTTACGCAATTCTACATGAACGAGGCAAATGTTTAATGGCTTCTTCGGCATTAGAATTAGCAAGATACTATTTTAAATAG
- a CDS encoding GNAT family N-acetyltransferase has translation MYIRAAVKNDAAQIVPLFKIILAEMELPSLKVIPTKKLDQVIQYSFSDSNYLKDAAQTIVAEDQGKIAGFAWGYPNEKENLINQTLVNNFPKVGLPADTELFEDDEAFDNEWYLDSIAVSPNYQGQGIGTALLKKLPSLAKSHEKKQIGLNVDWANPQAEKLYRRLGFKKVGTTKLSQHFYNHLIYQI, from the coding sequence TTGTATATCCGAGCTGCAGTGAAAAATGATGCTGCACAAATTGTTCCATTATTTAAAATAATTCTAGCTGAAATGGAGTTACCATCTCTTAAAGTAATTCCTACTAAAAAATTAGATCAAGTGATCCAATATTCATTTAGTGATTCCAATTATCTTAAGGATGCCGCACAAACCATTGTAGCTGAAGATCAGGGGAAAATTGCCGGCTTCGCTTGGGGGTATCCTAATGAAAAAGAAAATTTAATTAATCAAACCCTAGTTAATAATTTTCCAAAAGTAGGCTTGCCTGCTGACACTGAGTTATTTGAAGATGACGAGGCTTTTGATAATGAATGGTATCTCGACTCAATTGCTGTTTCTCCAAATTATCAGGGTCAAGGAATTGGAACTGCCTTATTGAAAAAGCTGCCATCCCTAGCAAAAAGCCATGAAAAAAAGCAAATTGGTTTAAATGTAGATTGGGCTAACCCACAAGCAGAAAAACTTTATCGCCGATTAGGCTTTAAAAAAGTCGGAACAACAAAACTGAGTCAACATTTTTACAACCATTTAATTTATCAAATTTAA
- a CDS encoding TIGR01440 family protein yields the protein MEINLKTLATQVKQGASELLQTAQLEAGDLFVLGCSTSEIQGDHIGKNSNLTIGRTIIKTLLPLLKERQLNLAVQGCEHLNRALIVEKEVAKVQGFEIVTVFPSLHAGGATQMAAFESFNHPVEVEHIVAQAGMDIGDTSIGMHVKFVQIPVRTSVKEIGAAHVTYLRSRPKLIGGQRAKYEWHTPQK from the coding sequence TTGGAAATTAACTTAAAAACCTTGGCTACCCAAGTGAAACAAGGAGCTAGCGAGCTTTTACAAACAGCACAACTTGAAGCTGGGGATTTATTTGTATTAGGTTGTAGCACTAGTGAAATTCAAGGTGACCACATTGGTAAAAATTCCAATTTAACCATTGGACGTACAATTATTAAAACTTTGTTGCCACTGTTAAAGGAAAGACAACTAAACTTAGCTGTCCAAGGTTGTGAGCACCTCAACCGAGCTTTGATAGTTGAAAAAGAAGTTGCCAAAGTTCAAGGCTTTGAAATTGTTACTGTCTTTCCTTCACTTCATGCTGGTGGAGCAACTCAGATGGCTGCATTCGAAAGTTTCAATCATCCGGTTGAAGTTGAACACATTGTTGCTCAAGCTGGAATGGATATTGGTGATACTTCAATTGGGATGCATGTTAAATTTGTCCAAATTCCAGTACGAACATCAGTTAAAGAAATTGGTGCTGCACACGTTACCTACTTAAGAAGCAGACCTAAACTTATCGGTGGCCAACGAGCAAAATACGAATGGCACACCCCACAAAAATAA
- the spxA gene encoding transcriptional regulator SpxA, which yields MVTLYTSPSCTSCRKARAWLKEHDIPFKERNIFSEPLSINEIKQILQMTENGTEEIISKRSKAYQKLHIDLDELPLQNLFELIQHDPGLLRRPIILDEKRLQVGYNEDEIRRFLPREVRALELKRIQAMAGY from the coding sequence ATGGTTACTCTATATACATCACCAAGTTGCACCTCTTGTCGTAAAGCACGGGCGTGGTTAAAGGAACATGATATTCCTTTTAAAGAGCGTAATATTTTTTCCGAACCGTTAAGCATTAATGAAATTAAACAAATTTTACAGATGACTGAAAATGGTACGGAAGAGATTATCTCAAAACGTTCAAAAGCTTATCAAAAATTGCATATTGATTTGGACGAATTACCATTGCAGAATTTATTCGAATTGATTCAACATGATCCGGGATTGTTAAGAAGGCCTATTATTCTCGATGAGAAACGATTACAGGTTGGTTACAATGAAGATGAAATTCGTCGCTTTTTACCACGTGAAGTGCGTGCATTAGAATTGAAAAGAATCCAAGCAATGGCAGGGTATTAA
- the pta gene encoding phosphate acetyltransferase has protein sequence MSLFSELIEQVKQQPQKIVFPEGNDARVVKAAVRLAEDQVIFPVVLGEKTEVTQLAGKRLPDQLEVIDPKNYPAADFDQMVAAFVERRKGKNTEEQARQMLQDVNYFGTMLVYLGKVAGLVSGAVHPTGDTVRPALQIIKTKPGISRTSGAFIMTRNDDQERYLFADCAINISPDAQQLAEIAVESAKTARLFKIDPKIALLSFSTKGSAKADEVTKVAEAAKIAKKLAPEEAIDGELQFDAAFVPSVAKQKAPGSTVAGHANVFVFPELQSGNIGYKIAQRLGGFSAVGPILQGLNQPVSDLSRGASEDDVYKVAVITALQATM, from the coding sequence ATGAGTTTATTTAGTGAATTGATTGAGCAGGTCAAGCAACAACCACAGAAAATTGTTTTTCCTGAAGGAAATGATGCTCGGGTAGTTAAGGCTGCCGTTCGTTTGGCAGAAGACCAGGTGATTTTCCCCGTTGTTTTGGGTGAAAAAACTGAAGTAACTCAATTAGCTGGCAAAAGATTACCTGACCAGCTTGAAGTGATTGATCCTAAAAATTATCCAGCAGCAGATTTTGATCAAATGGTGGCGGCTTTTGTTGAGCGTCGAAAAGGCAAAAATACTGAAGAACAGGCTCGTCAAATGTTACAAGACGTTAATTACTTTGGAACAATGTTAGTTTACTTAGGAAAAGTAGCAGGCTTAGTTTCAGGTGCAGTACATCCAACCGGTGATACTGTCCGACCGGCTTTGCAGATTATTAAAACTAAACCGGGTATTTCTCGAACCAGTGGCGCTTTTATTATGACACGCAATGATGACCAAGAAAGGTATTTGTTTGCAGATTGTGCCATCAATATTTCGCCAGATGCGCAGCAGTTAGCCGAAATTGCGGTTGAGAGCGCGAAGACTGCACGTTTATTTAAAATCGATCCCAAGATTGCGCTACTTAGTTTTTCGACTAAAGGTTCAGCTAAAGCAGATGAAGTAACAAAGGTAGCAGAAGCTGCAAAAATTGCTAAAAAATTAGCTCCCGAGGAAGCTATTGATGGAGAACTGCAATTTGATGCAGCTTTTGTGCCGAGCGTTGCTAAACAAAAAGCACCTGGATCAACGGTTGCAGGTCACGCAAATGTTTTTGTATTTCCTGAATTGCAGTCGGGAAATATTGGCTATAAAATTGCTCAACGTTTAGGTGGATTTTCTGCAGTTGGGCCGATTTTGCAAGGACTTAATCAACCTGTTTCTGATCTTTCACGTGGTGCAAGTGAAGATGATGTTTATAAGGTGGCGGTAATTACAGCTTTGCAGGCAACGATGTAA
- the tsaE gene encoding tRNA (adenosine(37)-N6)-threonylcarbamoyltransferase complex ATPase subunit type 1 TsaE, with protein MLEIKSNGPNETQMVAEKLAALLQPNDLILLIGDLGSGKTTFTQGLAAGLKIDHHVKSPTFNIVNEYHQGRLPLFHLDVYRLEKTGGADLGLEEYFDGGGVSVVEWPKFISQELPPEFLQIKLQRGVTIHDDDQRKLVFTANGVRYQQLLLDLKLQLKK; from the coding sequence TTGTTAGAAATTAAGTCGAATGGTCCAAATGAAACTCAAATGGTGGCGGAAAAATTAGCCGCGTTGCTTCAACCTAATGATTTAATTTTGTTAATCGGTGATTTAGGAAGTGGTAAAACAACTTTTACTCAGGGATTAGCTGCCGGTTTGAAAATTGATCATCATGTTAAAAGTCCAACTTTTAACATTGTCAATGAATATCATCAGGGACGATTACCATTATTTCATCTAGATGTTTATCGACTTGAAAAAACTGGTGGAGCGGATCTTGGCCTTGAGGAATATTTTGATGGCGGCGGAGTCAGTGTTGTTGAGTGGCCTAAGTTCATCAGCCAGGAGTTACCACCGGAGTTTTTGCAAATTAAGCTGCAAAGAGGTGTCACAATCCATGATGATGATCAGCGGAAGTTAGTTTTTACTGCTAACGGTGTACGTTATCAACAATTATTGTTGGATTTGAAGCTGCAATTGAAAAAATAA
- a CDS encoding LURP-one-related/scramblase family protein, whose amino-acid sequence MRTLYARKFRLAHQGASTVTDRNSQAVYLVVGKWGRRNDVLSVYAISGKLLAEIKQTGFGIFPCFKLYSHQQLVGNLRRYHFGKKDLLLVNKLNWMIVGDIYSFNYRIYHGRDLIMQLSEVSMLTGNYLELKISAVENESLCLCIVAILDYFAQKPVQHLKKNYNLNIRFD is encoded by the coding sequence TTGCGAACATTATATGCGCGTAAGTTTCGATTAGCTCATCAAGGAGCTTCAACTGTGACTGACAGAAATTCACAAGCTGTTTATTTAGTCGTTGGTAAATGGGGACGCCGTAATGATGTTTTATCGGTTTATGCAATCTCAGGTAAATTGTTAGCCGAGATCAAGCAAACCGGTTTTGGCATCTTTCCTTGCTTTAAACTTTACTCCCATCAACAATTAGTTGGCAATCTTAGAAGATACCACTTCGGAAAAAAAGATTTGTTGTTGGTTAATAAGTTAAACTGGATGATTGTTGGCGACATTTATTCATTTAATTACCGTATTTATCATGGTCGCGATTTAATTATGCAATTATCTGAAGTTTCTATGTTGACGGGAAACTATCTCGAATTAAAAATTTCAGCTGTTGAAAATGAATCTCTCTGTCTTTGTATTGTAGCAATTCTTGATTATTTCGCTCAAAAACCCGTTCAACATTTGAAAAAAAATTATAATTTAAATATCAGATTTGATTAA
- a CDS encoding 3D domain-containing protein, with protein sequence MDEIKKVNFSRLMLIGILFASGFFFNLPDKVVASDVSNLQQQQKNVQQELDQNNDQLAAKVATVNQTYQQLKSIQQQQSKTSNNLKQAKIQLAVAKKQKKQRVSQEKIRLRDLQQTEGTQSGLQFLQQSRSFSQWLGNLVALSRLQSAYNQSLTAVSESIKDLHNSQKKLTLAQASLKQQAGQIATKKAELNDSIQKLQNLVNSNQQKIKLLANQVSWAKNSEKEQQAAAETTSAAVSSSSESSSTTSSSSSSTKVSNSNNSQSTLDSSSDSSSESNNGKTLTMQATGYSTAEAGASSYSALGINLQQHPSCVAVDPSVIPLGSVIWVSGYGVSIAGDTGGAIKGNIIDLHFSSVAQATAWGRKNVTVKVLN encoded by the coding sequence ATGGATGAAATAAAAAAAGTAAATTTTAGTAGATTAATGTTAATAGGAATATTGTTTGCGAGCGGCTTTTTCTTCAATTTGCCGGATAAGGTAGTGGCTAGTGATGTGTCTAACTTACAACAACAGCAAAAAAATGTGCAACAAGAATTAGATCAAAACAATGATCAGTTGGCAGCAAAGGTAGCAACTGTGAACCAGACCTATCAACAGCTAAAAAGTATTCAACAACAACAATCAAAGACCAGCAATAATTTAAAACAAGCGAAAATACAACTAGCAGTTGCTAAGAAACAAAAAAAGCAGCGAGTTAGTCAAGAAAAAATCAGATTGCGTGATTTACAGCAAACAGAAGGAACACAATCTGGCTTGCAATTTTTGCAACAATCAAGAAGTTTTAGTCAATGGTTAGGAAATCTAGTTGCACTTAGTCGTTTGCAAAGTGCGTATAATCAAAGCTTGACTGCAGTATCTGAAAGTATTAAAGATTTGCATAATAGTCAAAAAAAATTAACCTTGGCGCAAGCCTCCTTAAAGCAGCAAGCGGGACAAATTGCTACCAAAAAGGCTGAATTAAATGATTCAATTCAAAAGTTACAGAACTTGGTTAATAGCAACCAACAAAAAATAAAGTTGTTGGCTAATCAAGTTTCATGGGCTAAGAATTCTGAAAAAGAACAGCAAGCAGCAGCTGAAACAACTAGTGCAGCGGTAAGCAGCTCAAGTGAAAGCAGCTCAACAACTTCAAGTAGTTCTTCCTCGACTAAGGTTTCAAATTCTAATAATAGTCAGAGTACACTTGATAGTTCCTCTGATAGTTCCTCAGAATCAAATAATGGCAAAACTTTAACTATGCAAGCTACCGGCTACTCAACTGCTGAAGCTGGAGCAAGTAGTTATAGCGCACTTGGAATAAATCTTCAACAACACCCGAGTTGCGTTGCTGTTGATCCAAGTGTTATTCCATTAGGAAGTGTTATTTGGGTTTCTGGCTATGGAGTTTCAATTGCTGGAGATACTGGTGGGGCAATTAAAGGAAATATTATTGATTTGCATTTTTCAAGCGTTGCGCAAGCAACCGCTTGGGGGAGAAAAAATGTTACAGTTAAAGTCTTGAATTGA
- the nrdG gene encoding anaerobic ribonucleoside-triphosphate reductase activating protein — translation MPLSKERQPKNPQPNEWLASELSQQYIADYKPFNFVDGEGVRCSLYVSGCKFACPGCYNKAAQSFHYGVPYTQDLEDAIIKDVSESYCQGLTLLGGEPFLNTQVCIKLVKRIRQEFGHTKDIWSWTGYRWNELLRDSNDKLELLSLIDVLVDDRFMLAKKDLTLQFRGSSNQRIINVPASLKAGRVVLWDRLLK, via the coding sequence ATGCCTTTATCCAAAGAACGACAACCTAAAAATCCACAGCCAAATGAATGGTTGGCCAGTGAGTTAAGTCAACAGTATATTGCTGATTATAAGCCATTTAATTTTGTTGATGGTGAAGGCGTTCGCTGCAGTTTATATGTTAGTGGATGCAAATTTGCCTGTCCTGGTTGTTATAATAAAGCTGCTCAAAGTTTCCACTATGGAGTTCCTTACACTCAAGATTTAGAAGATGCAATCATCAAGGATGTAAGTGAATCATATTGTCAAGGATTAACTTTGCTAGGCGGAGAACCGTTTTTGAATACTCAAGTTTGCATTAAATTAGTAAAACGAATTCGACAAGAATTTGGTCATACTAAAGATATTTGGTCTTGGACAGGTTATCGATGGAATGAGTTACTACGTGATTCAAATGATAAATTAGAGTTACTGTCTTTGATTGATGTTTTGGTTGATGATCGCTTTATGTTAGCAAAAAAAGATTTGACACTACAGTTTCGAGGCAGTTCTAATCAAAGAATTATTAATGTTCCAGCATCATTAAAAGCTGGTCGTGTTGTTTTATGGGATCGTTTATTAAAATAA
- a CDS encoding Cof-type HAD-IIB family hydrolase, with translation MIQIIASDMDGTLLNDKMVISPTNAAAVKKAQAAGVHFIVSSGRGYTEIKPLIDNAGFNCPLITLNGAQVFDETGKMLSSAPISDHLASKIMHFLKNQKLYFEVITSKGIYSDNQPKRIENFAELLTNINPETPFKLAVSLAAARMELMNVNYTDNYFELAADPHISIYKIVAFSNKGHAVLDPIKQKIQKIDSLIVTSSSESNIEINHINAQKGTALQTYADRLNVPMDNVMAIGDNNNDLSMLRVAGVSYAMENAINSVKQTAKRLTTSNVENGVAQAINEVLAEK, from the coding sequence ATGATTCAAATTATTGCTTCTGATATGGATGGTACTCTTTTAAATGACAAAATGGTAATTTCACCGACAAATGCGGCGGCAGTAAAAAAAGCACAAGCTGCTGGGGTTCATTTTATTGTTTCTTCTGGACGTGGGTATACTGAAATCAAACCATTAATTGATAACGCTGGTTTTAACTGCCCTTTAATTACTTTAAACGGAGCTCAAGTTTTCGATGAAACTGGTAAAATGCTAAGCTCAGCGCCAATTTCTGATCATTTAGCAAGTAAAATCATGCACTTTCTAAAAAATCAGAAACTATACTTTGAAGTAATAACCTCCAAAGGTATTTACTCAGATAATCAACCAAAAAGAATTGAAAATTTTGCTGAATTATTAACTAACATCAATCCAGAAACTCCATTCAAATTAGCAGTTTCATTAGCGGCCGCACGAATGGAATTAATGAATGTTAATTATACAGATAATTACTTCGAATTAGCTGCAGATCCACATATCAGCATTTATAAAATTGTAGCTTTCAGTAATAAAGGTCACGCGGTTTTAGATCCAATAAAACAAAAAATCCAAAAAATTGATTCACTAATTGTAACCTCATCATCAGAGTCAAATATTGAAATCAACCACATTAATGCTCAAAAAGGAACTGCTCTGCAAACTTATGCTGATCGATTAAATGTTCCAATGGATAATGTCATGGCAATCGGCGATAATAATAATGATCTCTCAATGCTTAGGGTTGCTGGAGTTAGTTACGCCATGGAAAATGCAATCAATTCGGTTAAACAAACAGCTAAAAGACTGACAACTAGCAATGTTGAAAACGGAGTTGCCCAAGCAATTAATGAAGTTCTAGCTGAGAAATAA
- the nrdD gene encoding anaerobic ribonucleoside-triphosphate reductase, with translation MAEEETMIVKKNAIQVPTILIKRDGTQMPFAVYKLRLVFDQLQLDDVIQAKVINTLLGKLNQSVVTAENVYREVVVSLNELGLNQQAIKYVQGHKELQKKWQQAIDPTQRLERLQENDPTLIHENANKDCRVFNTQRDLTAGAVGKTLGLKLMPEHIAKAHLRGDIHYHDLDYTPWSPMTNCCLIDFKEMLTNGFKIGNAEVESPHSIQTATAQMAQIIANVASSQYGGCSADRVDELLAPFAKKNYFKHLSESADYIDDPAKQKQFAIKRTKKDIYDAMQGLEYEINTLFSSQGQTPFTTLGFGLGKTWIEREIQKSILKVRIIGLGREKRTAIFPKLIFTLKKGLNLAPTDPNYDIKELAVECATKRMYPDILMYDKIKELTGSFKTPMGCRSFLQGWKDEQGREVNSGRMNLGVVTVNLPRIALEAKGDQHLFWEIFNEKMRICKEALVFKVNRVKQAQPENAPILYQYGAFGKRLKPGDDVDQLFKHRRATVSLGYIGLYEVGTVFYGPNWEKNPVAHDFTLAIVKALKDNCVRWSDEYDYHFSVYSTPSESLTDRFCELDKEKFGEVADITAKDYYTNSFHYDVRKHPSPFEKLTFEMDYPKYASGGFIHYCEYPNLKQNPKALESVWDWAYDKIGYLGTNTPIDHCFKCGFEGEFKATARGFECPTCGNHDPKTCDCVKRTCGYLGNPLVRPMVHGRHVEIASRAKNLFSGDDE, from the coding sequence ATGGCTGAAGAAGAAACAATGATCGTGAAGAAAAACGCAATTCAAGTACCGACAATTTTAATTAAACGTGATGGAACGCAAATGCCATTTGCCGTTTATAAACTGCGTCTGGTATTTGATCAGCTGCAGTTAGATGATGTTATTCAAGCTAAGGTAATCAACACACTCTTGGGTAAACTTAATCAATCCGTTGTGACGGCTGAAAATGTTTACCGCGAAGTTGTGGTTTCATTAAACGAGCTCGGGCTTAATCAACAGGCAATTAAATATGTCCAAGGGCATAAAGAACTTCAAAAAAAGTGGCAGCAAGCAATTGATCCAACACAGCGCTTGGAACGACTACAAGAAAATGATCCTACTTTAATCCATGAGAATGCTAACAAGGATTGTCGAGTTTTTAATACTCAACGGGATTTAACCGCCGGAGCAGTCGGCAAAACTTTAGGCTTGAAGTTGATGCCAGAGCATATTGCTAAAGCTCATTTGCGCGGGGATATTCATTACCATGATTTAGATTATACACCATGGAGTCCGATGACAAATTGTTGTTTAATCGATTTTAAGGAAATGTTGACGAATGGATTTAAAATTGGCAATGCAGAAGTCGAGAGCCCACATTCAATCCAAACGGCGACAGCACAGATGGCACAAATTATTGCTAATGTTGCATCTAGTCAATACGGTGGATGTTCAGCTGACCGTGTCGATGAGTTATTGGCCCCATTTGCCAAGAAAAATTATTTTAAACATTTAAGTGAATCAGCTGATTACATTGATGATCCTGCTAAACAAAAACAATTTGCAATTAAAAGAACTAAAAAGGATATTTATGATGCGATGCAAGGGCTTGAATATGAAATTAATACCTTGTTTTCTTCTCAAGGCCAAACACCTTTTACCACATTGGGCTTTGGTTTAGGCAAAACTTGGATTGAACGTGAGATTCAAAAGTCGATTTTGAAAGTGAGAATTATTGGGTTAGGTAGAGAGAAAAGAACAGCAATTTTCCCCAAGTTGATTTTTACTTTGAAGAAAGGTTTAAATTTAGCGCCAACTGATCCAAATTATGATATTAAAGAATTAGCTGTTGAGTGTGCTACTAAAAGAATGTATCCCGATATTTTAATGTATGACAAGATTAAAGAATTGACCGGTAGTTTCAAAACACCAATGGGTTGTCGCAGTTTTTTACAAGGTTGGAAAGACGAACAAGGTCGCGAAGTAAATTCTGGTCGGATGAATTTGGGAGTTGTTACGGTAAACTTGCCGCGAATTGCACTGGAAGCTAAGGGAGATCAGCATTTGTTTTGGGAGATTTTCAATGAGAAAATGCGGATTTGTAAAGAGGCATTAGTTTTCAAAGTAAATCGAGTTAAACAAGCACAACCAGAAAATGCTCCAATTTTGTATCAGTATGGAGCATTTGGCAAGCGATTGAAACCAGGAGATGATGTTGATCAGCTTTTTAAGCATCGTCGAGCAACAGTTTCATTAGGTTATATTGGCCTTTACGAAGTGGGAACGGTCTTTTACGGCCCTAATTGGGAAAAAAATCCAGTAGCGCATGATTTTACGCTGGCAATTGTCAAAGCATTAAAAGACAATTGTGTTCGTTGGTCAGATGAATATGATTATCATTTTAGTGTTTATTCAACACCAAGTGAATCTTTGACTGATCGTTTTTGCGAATTAGATAAGGAAAAATTTGGTGAAGTTGCTGACATTACAGCTAAAGACTACTATACAAATAGTTTTCATTATGATGTTCGCAAGCATCCTAGTCCATTTGAAAAGTTGACCTTTGAGATGGATTATCCTAAATATGCCTCTGGTGGCTTTATCCATTATTGTGAATATCCAAATTTAAAACAGAATCCTAAGGCGCTTGAGTCTGTTTGGGATTGGGCCTATGACAAAATTGGATATTTGGGCACCAATACCCCGATTGATCATTGTTTTAAATGTGGATTCGAAGGTGAATTTAAAGCGACTGCTCGAGGATTCGAGTGTCCCACATGTGGAAATCATGATCCTAAAACTTGTGATTGTGTTAAGAGAACTTGTGGTTACTTGGGAAATCCGTTGGTTCGCCCAATGGTTCATGGACGTCATGTAGAGATTGCTTCACGGGCTAAAAATTTATTTAGTGGGGATGATGAGTAA
- a CDS encoding M15 family metallopeptidase — MQASDLGFSNIQKLAPTIIVDLRYATKNNFTQQIVYDFSTAIARTGTAKKLANASNILAHKGYRIKVWDAFRPVTAQKKLFEVYPDPTFVAQPDPNFSHQKGVTFDLTLTDETGNEIEMQSGFDDFSIKAHRNYQRTAIQEKNYQILNQAMEAAGFIGYPEEWWDYRDREMDNYPPAQADPNDY, encoded by the coding sequence ATGCAAGCAAGTGATTTAGGTTTTAGCAATATTCAAAAGTTAGCCCCTACTATTATTGTTGATCTACGCTACGCTACAAAAAATAATTTTACTCAGCAAATTGTTTATGACTTTTCAACTGCTATTGCTCGAACCGGAACAGCTAAAAAGCTTGCTAATGCAAGCAATATATTGGCTCATAAAGGCTATCGAATTAAAGTTTGGGATGCTTTTCGACCGGTTACTGCACAGAAGAAACTGTTTGAAGTTTACCCTGATCCAACCTTTGTTGCCCAGCCAGATCCAAATTTCAGTCATCAAAAAGGGGTTACCTTTGATTTAACCCTAACTGATGAAACTGGCAATGAAATCGAAATGCAAAGTGGTTTCGATGACTTTTCTATCAAAGCTCATCGTAATTACCAGCGCACTGCAATCCAAGAAAAAAATTATCAAATCTTAAATCAGGCGATGGAAGCTGCTGGTTTTATCGGTTATCCCGAAGAATGGTGGGACTATCGTGACCGTGAAATGGACAACTATCCACCAGCCCAAGCAGATCCGAATGATTATTAA
- a CDS encoding uracil-DNA glycosylase translates to MKTLIHNEWQDVLGPEFEKEYYLKLHKFLKQEYATKEIHPDMFHIFEAFEWTPFDQVKVCILGQDPYHGPHQAHGCSFSVLPGVKLPPSLINIYKELKNDLGIEPVNHGYLKKWADQGVLLLNTVLTVRDGMAFSHRGKGWEQLTDQAIIALSQRTQPVVFILWGKAAQNKISLIDTKRNIVLQSAHPSPLSAHRGFFGSRPFSKTNAALEAMGEKPIDWQLPVEPGKID, encoded by the coding sequence ATGAAAACGCTTATTCACAATGAATGGCAGGATGTTCTTGGTCCTGAATTTGAAAAAGAATACTATCTTAAGTTGCATAAATTTTTAAAACAGGAATATGCAACCAAAGAAATCCATCCAGATATGTTTCATATTTTTGAAGCGTTTGAATGGACTCCATTTGACCAAGTCAAAGTTTGTATCTTAGGTCAAGATCCTTATCATGGTCCTCATCAGGCTCACGGCTGTAGTTTTTCCGTTTTACCTGGTGTTAAGTTACCGCCATCTTTAATCAACATTTACAAAGAATTAAAAAATGATTTAGGGATTGAACCGGTAAATCATGGTTATTTAAAAAAGTGGGCGGATCAGGGAGTATTATTGCTCAACACTGTTTTGACAGTTAGAGACGGGATGGCTTTCTCACATCGAGGCAAGGGATGGGAACAATTAACTGATCAAGCAATTATAGCTTTGTCGCAACGAACTCAACCAGTTGTTTTTATTTTGTGGGGGAAAGCAGCTCAGAATAAGATTTCATTAATCGACACTAAGCGCAACATAGTTTTACAATCGGCCCACCCAAGTCCTTTGTCGGCTCATCGGGGCTTTTTCGGATCACGGCCATTTTCTAAAACTAATGCAGCATTGGAAGCTATGGGAGAAAAACCGATTGATTGGCAGTTGCCAGTCGAACCGGGGAAAATTGATTAG